One genomic segment of Bradyrhizobium prioriisuperbiae includes these proteins:
- a CDS encoding ABC transporter permease, with amino-acid sequence MRLLLLPAGVLAGIFFGAFLVFGGVGFLHSAPGTPGYEGPWTLANYLRLATDRGALEAFGTTIVFACSITVASVLLGYPTAYVIARSESKLARHLLLGALVLSFLTGSISRAYGWLIVLGRRGLVNDILLAAGIIDRPIALVYNNAGVFIALLHFTLPFFVLTVFGSIRSLSRRTEEAARDLGATAFQAFTKVTLPLTLPAIVSGATLVFALGMSAFAYPLLLGGGRVRLASNYIYDQIFVSFDLPYAAAAATAFLTVAIGSLFALFMLERAAGRVVRREP; translated from the coding sequence ATGCGATTGTTGCTGCTGCCAGCCGGGGTCCTTGCCGGAATATTCTTCGGCGCCTTTTTGGTTTTTGGCGGTGTTGGGTTCCTGCATTCGGCTCCGGGCACGCCTGGCTACGAAGGACCGTGGACGCTCGCCAACTATCTGCGTCTGGCGACGGATCGGGGAGCACTCGAAGCGTTCGGAACAACGATCGTGTTTGCCTGCTCGATCACGGTCGCCAGTGTCCTGCTCGGGTATCCGACCGCTTATGTGATCGCACGGTCAGAATCCAAACTTGCGCGGCATCTTCTCCTCGGAGCGCTTGTGCTCTCGTTTCTGACAGGGAGTATCAGCCGTGCCTACGGCTGGCTTATCGTGCTGGGCCGGCGGGGCCTCGTCAATGATATCCTGCTCGCCGCGGGAATCATCGATCGGCCGATAGCGCTTGTCTATAACAATGCGGGCGTGTTCATTGCCCTGCTTCATTTCACGCTTCCCTTCTTTGTGTTGACGGTGTTCGGTTCGATCCGCTCGCTTTCCAGGCGGACCGAGGAAGCCGCGCGCGACCTCGGCGCGACTGCCTTTCAGGCGTTCACCAAAGTTACATTGCCGCTGACGCTGCCAGCCATTGTAAGCGGCGCGACACTCGTATTCGCCCTCGGGATGAGCGCATTTGCGTACCCCCTGCTCCTTGGCGGCGGCCGTGTTCGCCTGGCATCGAACTATATCTACGATCAGATATTTGTGTCTTTCGATCTTCCTTATGCGGCTGCGGCGGCGACCGCCTTTCTGACAGTGGCGATCGGCAGTCTCTTCGCCTTGTTTATGCTCGAGCGCGCCGCCGGCCGTGTCGTAAGGAGGGAGCCTTGA
- a CDS encoding flavin reductase family protein, whose product MTQTSIANEMPLRERFLQGMSHAACTVNIVATDGPAGRYGLTVSAMASVTADTPHPTLLVCVNESSQAARAIVTNERFAVNILRDDQFLVSDRFAGRSKSPNGDKFSNVDITPDALGCPRIIGSLVSFSCRLASWQTIGTHLVLMGSVEDVVMAGSGSPLIYANRSYGRPMPLWRDSRETAAQQA is encoded by the coding sequence ATGACACAGACGTCGATTGCGAACGAAATGCCTCTCCGCGAGCGTTTCCTGCAAGGAATGAGCCACGCTGCCTGCACGGTCAATATCGTCGCCACGGATGGGCCGGCCGGGCGCTACGGCCTGACAGTGTCGGCGATGGCTTCGGTGACCGCAGACACCCCTCATCCCACCTTGCTGGTCTGCGTGAACGAAAGCAGCCAGGCGGCGCGGGCTATCGTGACAAACGAGCGCTTCGCCGTGAACATCCTGCGGGATGATCAGTTTCTCGTATCCGACCGCTTCGCCGGGCGATCCAAGTCGCCCAACGGCGATAAATTCTCCAATGTTGACATTACGCCGGACGCTCTGGGCTGTCCGCGGATTATCGGCTCCCTCGTGTCGTTCAGTTGCAGGCTGGCATCGTGGCAAACCATCGGCACACATCTGGTTCTTATGGGCAGTGTGGAGGACGTCGTTATGGCGGGATCCGGCTCTCCCCTCATCTACGCCAATCGCAGCTATGGCCGGCCGATGCCGCTATGGCGCGATTCCCGGGAAACCGCTGCTCAGCAAGCATGA
- a CDS encoding class II aldolase/adducin family protein, translating to MSNFKSDEWQLRVDLAAAFRMAALLDWHEGIANHFSVALSNDGRRFLMNPKWRHFSLVKASELVLFDADDDKTMEQNNAPDPTAWHIHGSIHAKLPAARCVMHLHSPYATALSTLSDPELKAIDQTTARFHQRVALDLEYGGMADDQDEGLRLVAALGNHQTLLMGNHGVLVTGPSIAETFDTLYHFERACRTLMLAYASGRDIRFLSDHVAEKTAQAWQRTAHAGLTHFSEMKQVLDRRDSSYAT from the coding sequence TTGTCGAACTTCAAGAGTGATGAATGGCAGCTGCGCGTCGATCTTGCTGCCGCTTTTCGAATGGCAGCACTTCTCGATTGGCATGAGGGGATCGCCAATCACTTCAGCGTCGCCTTATCGAACGACGGCCGCCGCTTTCTTATGAATCCGAAATGGCGACATTTTTCACTCGTCAAGGCCAGCGAACTGGTTTTGTTCGACGCCGATGACGACAAGACAATGGAGCAGAACAATGCTCCAGATCCGACGGCCTGGCACATACACGGCTCAATCCACGCGAAGCTTCCGGCGGCGCGCTGCGTCATGCATCTCCATTCGCCTTACGCCACCGCGCTATCAACCCTGAGCGATCCCGAACTAAAGGCCATCGATCAAACGACCGCACGCTTTCATCAGCGGGTCGCGCTTGATCTCGAGTACGGCGGCATGGCCGATGATCAGGACGAAGGTCTGAGGCTGGTTGCCGCTCTCGGTAACCACCAGACCCTGCTTATGGGCAATCATGGTGTGCTCGTCACCGGTCCAAGTATCGCAGAGACGTTCGACACTCTCTATCATTTTGAACGCGCCTGCCGAACCCTCATGCTTGCCTATGCCTCGGGACGTGACATCCGCTTTTTATCGGACCACGTTGCCGAGAAGACCGCACAAGCGTGGCAGCGAACCGCCCATGCGGGACTTACCCATTTCTCCGAGATGAAGCAGGTCCTGGACCGGCGAGACAGCAGCTATGCAACGTAG
- a CDS encoding LysR family transcriptional regulator produces the protein MRFTLRQLEYFVAAGETGSITLASERINISQPSISTAISHLEQELGTQLFVRHHALGLSLTPAGRSLLLEAKRVIEQAQGLYTVASEAGDQIRGKFVVGCLTTLAPMVMPELTHSFTTAYPGAEVRQLATNQERLLDGLRRAEIDVVITYDLDLTEGISFLPLARLPMHVVLSEAHPLAGKGSVSLAEMAAEPLLLLDLPLSREYFLAMFMKEGLQPNIRARSEHQDVIRTMVANGYGYTLANVRPRSDLALDGRRVVRVRLAGDHRPMVVGVATLSQLSRSRIIEVFRSHCQAFISDSYIPGMVAPDSERWVRRVPSAPPVASEADIGQR, from the coding sequence ATGCGATTTACGCTTCGTCAGTTGGAGTATTTTGTCGCTGCCGGCGAAACAGGGAGCATCACTCTGGCTTCGGAGCGAATTAATATCTCGCAGCCCTCCATATCCACGGCGATCTCTCATCTGGAGCAGGAGCTCGGCACTCAACTGTTCGTCCGTCACCATGCGCTCGGACTCTCGCTGACGCCCGCAGGCCGCTCCCTCCTACTTGAAGCCAAGCGCGTCATCGAACAAGCACAAGGCCTCTATACGGTCGCGTCCGAAGCCGGCGACCAGATCAGGGGCAAGTTCGTTGTTGGTTGCCTGACCACTCTGGCTCCCATGGTGATGCCGGAGCTGACACACTCATTTACGACGGCATATCCCGGCGCTGAAGTCAGACAACTGGCAACGAACCAGGAAAGGTTGCTTGATGGTCTACGGCGAGCCGAAATCGATGTGGTGATCACCTATGATCTGGACCTGACCGAGGGCATATCCTTTCTGCCGCTCGCACGTTTGCCGATGCACGTCGTCCTCAGCGAGGCGCATCCGTTGGCAGGCAAGGGATCGGTTAGCCTCGCGGAGATGGCCGCAGAACCGTTGCTGTTGTTAGACTTGCCTCTGAGTCGGGAATACTTCCTCGCCATGTTCATGAAGGAGGGACTACAGCCAAACATTAGGGCCCGGTCCGAACATCAGGATGTCATTCGCACAATGGTGGCAAACGGTTACGGATATACGCTGGCAAACGTTCGGCCACGATCGGACCTTGCGCTTGACGGCCGCCGCGTCGTTCGGGTCCGGCTTGCGGGAGATCACAGGCCAATGGTCGTCGGTGTCGCGACCCTTTCGCAGCTCTCACGTTCCCGGATCATCGAGGTTTTCAGAAGCCATTGCCAGGCATTCATCTCCGATTCCTATATCCCCGGAATGGTCGCACCCGACTCCGAGCGATGGGTAAGGCGCGTGCCAAGCGCCCCGCCTGTCGCAAGTGAAGCGGATATTGGGCAACGGTAG
- a CDS encoding ABC transporter ATP-binding protein: protein MTVAEDAQRPMLELVGLRKRFTEADVVREVSLKLPRGALLTLLGPSGCGKSTLLRMIAGFVEPSSGHVIVNGRSVTNLRPERRPTAMLFQSYALFPHMTVFDNVAFGLKLRRMDKAAIKRKVADALSLVRMEGLARRFPAELSGGQQQRVALARCLVLEPEILLLDEPFGALDRQLRDQMQTELRKLQKQLGVTMVVVTHDQNEALVLSDLIAVMNAGEIVQWGAPAEVYDRPINRFVASFMGVTNIIPGEPIGESDNRAFRLPNGEKVEMMPGDCAQRFAHIAIRPENLAIVETSDPNAVFRGKVEFASLIGSAMSYEVEIGSMTLSVVTPRSTGGPRVGDIVGLAVRSENLIALKE, encoded by the coding sequence ATGACCGTTGCCGAGGACGCTCAGCGGCCAATGCTCGAACTCGTTGGCTTGCGCAAGCGGTTTACGGAGGCAGACGTTGTGCGCGAGGTGTCCCTGAAGTTGCCACGAGGAGCGCTGTTGACGCTCCTCGGCCCTTCGGGGTGCGGCAAAAGCACGTTGCTTCGCATGATCGCCGGATTTGTTGAGCCGAGCAGCGGGCATGTCATTGTCAACGGGCGCAGTGTGACGAACCTGCGCCCGGAGCGCCGGCCGACAGCCATGCTGTTTCAGAGCTACGCTCTGTTTCCGCACATGACGGTATTTGACAATGTTGCGTTTGGCTTGAAGCTGCGTCGAATGGACAAAGCTGCGATCAAACGCAAAGTCGCCGACGCGCTTTCCTTGGTTCGGATGGAAGGTCTTGCCAGGCGGTTTCCCGCCGAATTATCGGGCGGGCAGCAGCAGCGGGTTGCCCTGGCCCGTTGTCTCGTCCTCGAACCGGAAATCCTCCTTCTGGATGAGCCGTTCGGTGCGCTCGACCGCCAGTTGCGCGACCAGATGCAGACGGAATTGCGCAAGCTGCAAAAGCAGTTGGGCGTCACGATGGTGGTCGTTACGCATGATCAAAACGAAGCCCTGGTCCTATCTGATCTGATCGCCGTTATGAATGCCGGTGAGATCGTGCAATGGGGAGCTCCAGCTGAGGTCTATGACAGGCCCATCAACCGTTTCGTCGCGTCGTTCATGGGGGTGACCAACATTATCCCCGGGGAACCGATCGGGGAGAGTGACAATCGCGCCTTCAGACTGCCCAACGGCGAAAAGGTCGAAATGATGCCCGGCGATTGCGCGCAGCGTTTCGCGCATATCGCGATTAGGCCGGAAAACCTGGCCATTGTGGAGACGTCCGATCCGAATGCTGTGTTTCGAGGCAAGGTCGAATTCGCGAGCCTCATTGGAAGTGCGATGAGCTATGAGGTGGAGATTGGGTCGATGACATTGTCGGTCGTGACACCGCGCTCGACAGGTGGCCCTCGCGTTGGCGATATCGTCGGCCTCGCCGTCAGGTCGGAAAACTTGATCGCTTTGAAAGAGTAA
- a CDS encoding glyoxylate/hydroxypyruvate reductase A: MATQLMVFHSEYHRYEDWRAALEGEVPDLKVILTGDVPDPALVKYTLTGSPPPQFFDQFENLELAINLGAGVDHLLGRTDLVHRPITRLSDPGMVRMMVSYVTFAVLRYARDMPEIESQQKRRQWKFIHQRDAGSFKVGFMGLGELGGASALEVARHGFDVRGWSRSGKQLPGVTCSHGMNTLDAFLPELDALVMLLPLTATTRKILDHRRLRLLKRGAKIINPGRGGLIDEAALIEELRSGHVGGATLDTFEVEPLGEESPLWDMPNVLITPHLAARPHPKEAARQIADNIDRLRNGRPASFSVDPAKGY, translated from the coding sequence ATGGCAACGCAATTGATGGTCTTCCATAGCGAATACCACCGGTACGAGGACTGGAGGGCGGCGCTGGAAGGCGAAGTGCCGGATCTAAAAGTCATTCTGACAGGCGATGTGCCCGATCCGGCGCTGGTCAAGTATACGCTGACGGGGAGTCCGCCCCCGCAGTTTTTCGATCAGTTTGAGAACCTTGAGCTTGCTATCAATCTGGGAGCCGGTGTCGATCACCTGTTGGGACGCACGGATCTTGTCCATAGGCCGATTACACGGCTATCGGATCCCGGTATGGTCCGCATGATGGTCAGCTACGTGACATTTGCGGTGCTGCGTTATGCCCGCGACATGCCCGAAATTGAAAGCCAACAAAAGCGTCGCCAATGGAAGTTTATCCATCAGCGCGACGCGGGATCATTCAAGGTTGGCTTCATGGGGCTAGGCGAATTGGGTGGCGCGTCGGCACTTGAAGTCGCAAGACATGGCTTCGACGTGCGCGGCTGGTCGCGAAGCGGGAAGCAGCTGCCAGGGGTCACTTGCAGCCACGGCATGAACACGCTCGATGCGTTTCTGCCGGAGCTCGATGCTTTGGTCATGCTCTTGCCGCTCACCGCCACAACGCGGAAGATTCTCGATCATCGCCGTTTAAGGCTGCTCAAGCGTGGCGCGAAAATCATCAATCCCGGTCGAGGCGGTCTGATCGACGAAGCGGCTCTGATCGAGGAACTTCGAAGCGGACATGTTGGCGGTGCGACACTCGACACATTCGAGGTCGAGCCGCTTGGCGAAGAGAGTCCACTCTGGGACATGCCAAATGTCTTGATCACGCCGCATCTGGCGGCGCGACCTCATCCGAAAGAGGCGGCTCGGCAGATCGCTGACAACATCGATCGTCTGCGAAACGGAAGGCCCGCTTCTTTCAGTGTCGATCCCGCAAAGGGCTATTGA
- a CDS encoding type II 3-dehydroquinate dehydratase has translation MSDKPVIYFINGPNANLYGLDAAGTYGPDSFATLENRCQEAAQKVGLQLKFLQSNHEGKIVDWIQEARGRAAAIAINATGLTYTSVSILGALAAFSGPIIEVHMGNIWKREAFRHHSYVSRVATGVIAGLGVLGYEAAITIISQLVERA, from the coding sequence ATGTCAGACAAGCCGGTGATCTATTTTATCAATGGTCCCAACGCGAACCTGTACGGGCTGGATGCAGCCGGAACATACGGACCTGACAGCTTCGCGACACTTGAAAACAGGTGTCAGGAAGCCGCGCAAAAGGTCGGACTGCAGCTGAAATTTCTGCAGTCCAACCATGAAGGCAAGATCGTTGACTGGATCCAGGAGGCACGAGGCCGCGCCGCGGCTATCGCAATCAATGCGACCGGACTGACCTATACTTCGGTCTCCATTCTCGGCGCTCTTGCTGCGTTTTCAGGCCCCATCATTGAAGTGCATATGGGCAATATCTGGAAACGCGAGGCCTTTCGCCATCATTCCTACGTGTCGCGGGTGGCGACAGGTGTCATCGCCGGCCTCGGCGTTCTTGGTTACGAAGCCGCGATAACGATCATTTCCCAACTCGTTGAGCGGGCGTGA
- a CDS encoding dihydroorotase family protein, protein MSDFDLVVTGRVVLADRVLDKGYVAIRGGVVERVGSGAAPSATDRQDFGNAYVMPGAIDAQVHSKSQLNQEDFVWSTRAAAAGGVTTVVDMPYDAGFLVCTGDRVRQKIAEAGAQARVDYALYGTIAPEDGAKHIAAMVEAGACAFKFSTFNTDSKRFPRIAPQVLYECFVEIGKHGLAAGVHNENDEMVRAAIAAVEASGITDYRAHGLSRPPVTETLAMAEVYELGAQAGCSAHVVHCSVGRGYDLCEGYRRQGFDATVEACIHYLTLDEENDVARLVGKAKINPPIRPRAEVEALWRHLAGGNITVVSTDHVSWSEDRKNDPNMLKNSSGAPGLEVLYALLMKGLTERNLDVSHAARLLAANPARLFRIGHRKGAIEPGRDADLVVMAHDPRRYDPSASGHNYVTWSPYEGMELPYRPVATYLRGRAIFDGKTVKSEAGEGRFVRPSPASPHPM, encoded by the coding sequence ATGAGTGATTTCGATCTGGTCGTAACCGGGCGTGTGGTCCTGGCAGACCGCGTCCTTGATAAGGGTTACGTGGCTATTCGGGGAGGGGTGGTCGAGCGCGTCGGATCTGGTGCGGCGCCATCAGCAACCGATCGGCAAGATTTCGGCAATGCCTACGTCATGCCCGGCGCTATCGACGCCCAGGTTCATTCGAAGTCGCAGCTCAATCAAGAAGACTTCGTCTGGTCCACACGAGCTGCCGCGGCCGGCGGCGTCACCACTGTCGTCGATATGCCCTACGATGCCGGTTTCCTCGTCTGCACGGGCGACCGGGTACGTCAAAAAATCGCGGAAGCCGGCGCTCAAGCGCGCGTCGACTACGCGCTCTATGGGACGATTGCGCCAGAAGACGGTGCGAAGCATATCGCGGCAATGGTGGAAGCGGGCGCATGCGCCTTCAAGTTCTCCACGTTCAACACGGACTCAAAGCGTTTTCCGCGCATTGCGCCGCAGGTCCTGTACGAGTGTTTTGTCGAGATCGGCAAGCATGGGCTCGCCGCGGGCGTTCACAACGAAAATGACGAAATGGTGCGAGCCGCGATCGCGGCCGTCGAGGCGTCCGGAATCACGGACTACCGCGCCCATGGCCTGTCGCGTCCCCCTGTGACGGAAACCCTCGCGATGGCGGAGGTCTACGAGCTTGGCGCACAGGCCGGTTGTTCCGCCCATGTTGTGCATTGCTCTGTCGGGCGTGGGTACGACCTCTGCGAGGGTTACCGCCGGCAGGGATTCGACGCGACTGTCGAAGCCTGCATTCACTATCTGACGCTTGATGAGGAAAACGACGTCGCCCGGCTCGTCGGCAAGGCGAAAATCAATCCGCCAATCCGCCCGCGTGCCGAAGTCGAGGCGCTCTGGCGGCATCTGGCTGGCGGCAACATTACTGTCGTGTCAACCGATCATGTATCCTGGTCGGAGGATCGCAAGAACGATCCCAACATGCTGAAGAACTCCTCCGGCGCGCCTGGGCTCGAAGTTTTGTACGCACTGCTGATGAAAGGATTGACCGAGCGGAATCTTGACGTCAGTCACGCCGCCAGGCTGCTCGCGGCCAACCCCGCCCGCCTCTTCCGCATCGGCCATCGTAAGGGCGCGATCGAACCCGGCCGGGACGCGGACCTCGTGGTCATGGCGCACGACCCTCGCCGTTATGATCCTTCCGCCTCAGGCCACAATTATGTGACCTGGAGCCCTTACGAAGGAATGGAGCTGCCCTATCGCCCGGTCGCGACATATTTACGCGGGAGAGCCATTTTCGACGGCAAGACCGTTAAGTCCGAGGCGGGCGAAGGCCGCTTCGTCAGGCCGAGCCCAGCGTCGCCACATCCTATGTAG
- a CDS encoding ABC transporter substrate-binding protein encodes MRTALKLWLAIACVTTVVLDARPGLTAEREIAVQAWGTAWEQGLQQIATNFEKKTGIHVVPVTQSGSADGFARLQSMRDAPKIDVWFTTSSFAARVTTDQKMFSKIPEQQFTNLGSLVAGGKSDTWVGAYYYPLSVIYRPKLVKAPINAWTDIWKPEFKGALSVPDVQTYQARMLLLSALTHGGSIDNVEPGFAALKELKPNIAMFYGSDSDVRRALAQGEITAMVGPPSQAKPLRDDNVDVVVKTPKPAVILFDVMALVNTPKKDMAVQFMDFVISSESQKIISTMFDMGPVNHMVVPSAQLAAALPSEADQVTFDEAKINANVAAWNERFKAEIAR; translated from the coding sequence ATGCGCACCGCTCTGAAGCTCTGGCTTGCCATCGCCTGCGTAACTACCGTTGTGCTGGACGCGAGGCCCGGATTGACTGCCGAACGTGAGATCGCCGTACAGGCTTGGGGCACGGCGTGGGAGCAAGGTCTTCAGCAAATCGCGACTAATTTCGAGAAGAAGACCGGCATCCACGTTGTGCCTGTGACGCAGTCGGGATCGGCTGATGGCTTTGCGCGTCTGCAGAGCATGCGCGATGCGCCAAAGATCGACGTATGGTTCACGACCTCGAGCTTTGCCGCGCGCGTGACGACCGATCAAAAGATGTTCAGCAAGATTCCGGAGCAGCAGTTCACGAACCTTGGGTCGTTGGTTGCCGGCGGAAAGTCGGACACATGGGTTGGCGCTTACTATTACCCGCTCTCCGTCATCTATCGGCCGAAGCTGGTGAAGGCCCCGATTAACGCATGGACGGACATCTGGAAGCCCGAATTCAAAGGTGCTCTCAGCGTCCCCGATGTGCAGACCTATCAAGCGCGTATGTTGTTGCTATCGGCTCTGACTCACGGTGGCAGCATCGACAATGTTGAGCCCGGCTTTGCCGCTCTCAAGGAGTTGAAGCCGAATATCGCGATGTTCTACGGATCCGATTCAGACGTCCGGAGAGCGCTAGCCCAAGGCGAGATCACCGCCATGGTGGGCCCGCCGTCGCAGGCGAAGCCGCTTCGCGACGATAACGTCGACGTGGTGGTAAAAACGCCGAAGCCCGCGGTCATCCTGTTTGACGTGATGGCGTTGGTCAACACGCCCAAAAAGGATATGGCCGTCCAGTTCATGGATTTCGTTATCTCATCGGAGTCGCAGAAGATTATCTCGACAATGTTCGATATGGGGCCGGTGAACCACATGGTCGTGCCGTCCGCCCAACTCGCGGCTGCCCTGCCATCCGAAGCGGACCAGGTGACGTTCGACGAAGCAAAAATCAACGCGAATGTCGCGGCCTGGAACGAGCGGTTCAAGGCCGAGATCGCTCGATGA
- a CDS encoding glutathione S-transferase N-terminal domain-containing protein, which translates to MQLYYAPTSPFVRKVLVVAHELGIEGDLELIPLPASEPLSRSIASDHNPTGKVPTLVLESGDAIYDSPVICEVLEFRASVTGSIFPAHPTTRWKALAVQALADGLMEAAITARQENVMRPEPLRWRNWSAFQLGKVTACLDRLEGTSLRVDGPTIAEIAAGCAVGYLEYRFPDIGWRRGRPALEQWFEAFAARSSMRLTAPPR; encoded by the coding sequence ATGCAATTGTACTACGCGCCAACGTCGCCTTTCGTCCGGAAAGTTTTGGTAGTGGCGCACGAGCTTGGCATCGAGGGAGATCTCGAACTCATCCCGCTGCCGGCGAGCGAACCCCTGTCGCGTTCGATTGCGTCTGATCACAATCCAACCGGAAAGGTGCCCACGTTGGTGCTCGAGTCCGGAGATGCCATCTACGACAGTCCAGTCATTTGCGAGGTCCTGGAGTTTAGAGCCAGCGTGACCGGCTCGATCTTCCCTGCTCATCCGACTACGCGCTGGAAAGCGCTAGCTGTACAGGCTCTCGCCGACGGTCTGATGGAAGCCGCGATCACCGCGCGGCAAGAAAACGTCATGCGGCCGGAACCCCTACGTTGGCGGAACTGGTCGGCGTTTCAGCTCGGCAAGGTGACCGCTTGCCTCGATCGTTTGGAAGGGACTTCGTTGCGTGTCGATGGCCCTACCATCGCCGAGATCGCGGCGGGTTGCGCCGTTGGTTATCTTGAGTACAGGTTTCCGGATATCGGATGGCGACGCGGCCGACCCGCTCTTGAGCAATGGTTCGAGGCCTTCGCCGCGCGCAGCTCGATGCGGCTCACTGCACCGCCGCGATGA
- a CDS encoding ABC transporter permease — protein MKQSVARLPWILFCAAILVFVISPTIFTAYYSFGPSKYFQFPIASYSLKWYSLFFESSKFQSAMIRTAILAGIVTPVCLLVALGTAHVMARGSLRSRRLLDAIALSPLVVPGIVTGIAFLSVFRLAGIESGLVRMMIAMLVVCLPFALRAIAANYQNIDPATEEAARDLGAGAFAAYLNVTFPQLKPGFLAGAVFVFVEVIDNFSVNAFLTDLNSDTLSITAYQHIRDFDDPLVAVMSTLLSIITLVAVLLVQKAIGLDNVVKAH, from the coding sequence ATGAAGCAATCTGTCGCCCGTCTACCCTGGATCCTGTTTTGCGCCGCCATCCTGGTCTTTGTGATCTCGCCGACGATCTTCACCGCGTATTATTCGTTCGGACCCTCAAAGTATTTCCAGTTTCCCATCGCGAGCTATTCGCTGAAATGGTACTCGCTCTTCTTTGAGTCGTCCAAGTTCCAGTCAGCGATGATTCGGACCGCAATTCTCGCGGGCATTGTGACGCCCGTTTGCCTGCTGGTTGCTCTCGGAACCGCGCACGTGATGGCCCGCGGTTCGCTTCGATCCCGACGTTTGTTGGACGCGATCGCACTCTCACCCCTGGTTGTTCCTGGCATCGTCACCGGCATAGCGTTTCTGAGCGTTTTTCGGCTTGCCGGCATCGAGAGCGGGCTTGTACGCATGATGATCGCGATGCTGGTTGTCTGCTTGCCGTTTGCCCTGCGTGCGATCGCCGCAAATTATCAGAATATTGATCCCGCGACGGAAGAGGCTGCGCGCGATCTCGGCGCGGGTGCTTTCGCAGCTTACCTCAACGTGACCTTTCCGCAATTGAAACCCGGGTTTCTCGCCGGCGCGGTGTTTGTGTTCGTCGAGGTCATCGACAATTTTTCGGTGAACGCGTTTCTGACGGATCTGAACAGCGACACCTTATCCATCACGGCCTACCAGCATATCCGGGATTTTGATGACCCCCTTGTCGCGGTCATGTCGACGTTGCTGTCGATCATTACGCTGGTGGCTGTCCTGCTCGTGCAGAAAGCGATCGGCCTCGATAACGTGGTCAAAGCCCATTAA
- a CDS encoding RidA family protein, giving the protein MHKRIRPFNTKDTYPEQKLDNDLCQAVVARGTLVFLRGQVGQQLDDGRNVAVGDAAGQADQAMLNVKQLLTECGAKLEDICKITIYLVDPRYREVIYRSVGAHLKGVFPVSTGVVISALARPEWLVEIDVTAVIPD; this is encoded by the coding sequence ATGCACAAACGGATCAGGCCTTTCAACACAAAGGATACTTACCCCGAGCAAAAGCTCGACAATGACCTCTGCCAGGCTGTCGTCGCGCGCGGCACCCTTGTCTTTCTGCGCGGGCAAGTCGGCCAGCAGCTGGATGATGGCAGGAATGTTGCCGTTGGAGACGCCGCCGGCCAGGCCGACCAGGCGATGCTGAACGTCAAGCAGCTACTTACCGAGTGTGGAGCCAAGCTCGAAGACATCTGCAAGATCACGATCTACCTTGTTGATCCGCGCTACCGCGAGGTTATCTACCGTTCGGTCGGCGCGCATTTGAAGGGCGTCTTCCCCGTATCCACCGGGGTTGTGATTTCAGCGCTCGCCCGTCCCGAATGGCTGGTTGAGATTGACGTTACCGCTGTAATCCCCGATTAG